In Quercus lobata isolate SW786 chromosome 12, ValleyOak3.0 Primary Assembly, whole genome shotgun sequence, a genomic segment contains:
- the LOC115970803 gene encoding uncharacterized abhydrolase domain-containing protein DDB_G0269086-like: protein MWDKGEGGRIAQSLAEALQLPEDVHAFEDGSEESVGRRLEWHAIAAAQMAHIVAARARELAEESEREKEAREAAVKTAKEKLKAAESAEKKAAVAEKNRSLAEKRCAELLTQQNETELKLAQAISLNTSNAEEIADLRAGLAAAEQKWYDVGFADAENSVEPVVARARNMGFEAGWFAALQAMGVPEDSHLRDPGQIPFPSPAPAAQGTPVAIDEEETASMRELVEQIDAHAEPEEMEVTSIPTVQELLGEAPPFSLAGQQEVIPPNQPPR, encoded by the exons ATGTGGGATAAAGGCGagggcggccgtattgcccaatCTTTGGCCGAAGCTCTCCAACTTCCCGAGGATGTGCATGCTTTCGAGGATGGATCCGAGGAGTCCGTagggcgccggttagagtggcacgccattgcg GCTGCTCAAATGGCCCACATTGTGGCTGCTCGGGCACGGGAGCTTGCTGAGGAGAGCGAGCGCGAGAAGGAGGCGCGCGAGGCGGCGGTGAAAACGGCTAAGGAAAAACTGAAGGCCGCCGAGTCTGCTGAGAAAAAAGCTGCAGTTGCCGAGAAGAACCGGTCCCTTGCCGAGAAAAGGTGTGCGGAGCTCCTAACCcagcagaatgagacggagCTTAAGCTAGCCCAAGCTATCAGCCTTAACACCTCCAATGCCGAGGAGATAGCTGACCTTAGGGCAGGCTTGGCAGCCGCGGAGCAGAAATGGTATGATGTCGGCTTTGCTGATGCCGAAAACTCTGTAGAGCCGGTGGTTGCTCGGGCTAGGAATATGGgctttgaggccgggtggtttgccgcCCTTCAGGCAATGGGTGTTCCTGAGGATTCGcatctgagagaccccggccaaatcCCATTCCCGAGCCCCGCCCCTGCTGCTCAGGGTACCCCGGTGGCGATTGACGAGGAAGAGACAgccagtatgagggagctggttgagCAAATCGATGCTCACGCCGAGCCTGAGGAAATGGAAGTCACCAGtatcccgactgtgcaggagcttctcggtGAGGCCCCGCCTTTTTCTTTGGCCGGCCAGCAGGAAGTGATACCGCCGAACCAACCTCCCCGctaa